In Pyrus communis chromosome 15, drPyrComm1.1, whole genome shotgun sequence, the genomic stretch cgttattatttattaaaaaataaataaaaagaccCAATCTACATTCGGACACCGTCTGAACTTTTTTTTCAGTCAAAAGACACCGTTTGAactttaaataatcaaaagtgaggccaatttatttataatacaaAATTGCTAAATATCATCACCTTGTCCggaataattatttatttacaaTCATATCCCTCCCTCCATCCAAAAAGCAAACCTCTATGTATTGGCGTTCATAGATTTAGTAGATATACTAGATGTATACACACCAACGACCAAGAAAGAGAGATTTCACCCACCTcgatcttttctttttcatttcccCCCCCTGTTATTTATCAAATTTACGAAGAGCCTCCATAGCTGATTTGTTGCGGGAGCCTAAACCGGACGTCCGAAGCCGACGAGCGGACGGCCACGCCGTGCCAGCAAATACCACCCTTGCACGTCTCATGAGCAACGGGAGGAGGATTGTCGTCGCGCGAAACTGCATAAGTGGCTTTACGGGAGACGTcccatgtcagagtcaggaacAGGATAAGGCACACCACGGCTGTGGAGAGGATTAACACAAAGGCACCGCC encodes the following:
- the LOC137718808 gene encoding uncharacterized protein, with the protein product MAVSDAVVRNLTTIYVALIVAIKAYGVASGQSFGGAFVLILSTAVVCLILFLTLTWDVSRKATYAVSRDDNPPPVAHETCKGGICWHGVAVRSSASDVRFRLPQQISYGGSS